The Candidatus Zixiibacteriota bacterium genome includes a window with the following:
- a CDS encoding toll/interleukin-1 receptor domain-containing protein has translation MIVTQRPSYTCFISFNDADDTFSERLYDDLQAKGVRCWRWKEDAPWGKTLMRSVDEAIRLYDKLIVICSEHSLKAEPVVREIERALQKEQRENKEVLFPIRVDDAVFSWKHELQADVARKYIGDFTHWHEPKAYTKALERLIRDLRTVTIPSPA, from the coding sequence GTGATTGTCACTCAACGACCTTCATACACCTGCTTCATCTCATTCAATGACGCAGACGATACCTTCAGCGAACGGCTGTACGATGACCTCCAGGCCAAAGGCGTACGCTGCTGGCGGTGGAAGGAAGATGCGCCGTGGGGCAAGACGTTGATGCGGTCCGTGGACGAAGCGATTCGGCTCTACGATAAGCTGATCGTCATTTGCAGCGAGCATTCGCTGAAGGCGGAGCCGGTTGTTCGTGAGATCGAGCGGGCGTTGCAGAAGGAGCAGAGAGAGAACAAGGAAGTCCTCTTCCCCATTCGCGTAGACGATGCAGTCTTCTCGTGGAAACATGAGCTTCAAGCCGATGTTGCCCGAAAGTACATCGGTGATTTCACTCACTGGCACGAACCCAAAGCCTACACGAAGGCACTCGAACGCCTAATCCGCGATCTGCGGACTGTGACGATTCC
- a CDS encoding pentapeptide repeat-containing protein, whose translation MANPEHVRIVKQGEEAIEKWKRQNPDVLFDLSGAELSGIQIADLGSCPAFVKADLRNAVLRDVFLGTTYMTGADLRGASLDYARVYDCALDRANLRGAHLGGARFEYADFVDSDLSESDCHSTTFIHLLHLIQ comes from the coding sequence ATGGCGAATCCAGAGCATGTAAGGATTGTGAAGCAGGGGGAGGAGGCGATTGAGAAGTGGAAAAGACAAAACCCCGACGTGCTGTTCGATCTATCCGGTGCAGAGCTGTCCGGAATCCAAATTGCCGACTTGGGTTCCTGCCCGGCGTTTGTCAAAGCTGACCTCCGAAATGCAGTGCTGCGTGACGTCTTCTTGGGAACCACGTACATGACCGGGGCAGATCTACGCGGGGCATCTCTCGACTACGCCCGCGTCTATGATTGTGCTCTAGACCGTGCCAATCTTCGAGGTGCCCACTTGGGTGGTGCCCGCTTCGAGTACGCGGACTTCGTCGACTCCGATTTGAGTGAGAGTGATTGTCACTCAACGACCTTCATACACCTGCTTCATCTCATTCAATGA